Proteins co-encoded in one Oreochromis aureus strain Israel breed Guangdong linkage group 3, ZZ_aureus, whole genome shotgun sequence genomic window:
- the LOC116321508 gene encoding butyrophilin subfamily 3 member A2-like, translating into MEGLFLKPLLRRITTLLFQHTAIVLLLTLVCIGHSQISPSEPLIAVAGDDVVLPCQLEPPVDAVQMTIEWGKPDLNPRFVFVRHNGQELQTDQNTAYKGRVSLSIDKLKHGDVSLKLSKVKISDSGRYRCYIPQQSKEYFVELLVGASSQPSAKLAGLDKASSGVMLDCKSAGWYPEPEVIWMDGDGNLLSAGPTEALRGPDDLYTVSSRVTVEKRQNNNITCRVQQKNINQSRETHIYVPDDFFMAPASCVVPVTFNVIFCLIFVLAVAIFMWKNKMKAPTTECQSFLEDLGNKNGKLDEELKACVEKQNNAVQKMTDVLKEILTQIKEQKEQFISQTKEAERLATENEEKIRLVENDPAVKGDKAKGYLKLKEIMIDVKGEIDKVKQNNQKFGLNTDKLIKYINKEASRTTQQKEELEKNLVQIKRQMEEIESKRNEIQSKFKNLRKNNRNVKIIRRGQKNCLNDTVV; encoded by the exons ATGGAAGGACTATTTCTTAAACCTCTGCTCAGAAGAATCACTACTTTGCTTTTCCAACACACTGCAATTGTACTTCTCCTGACACTCGTTTGCATAG GACATTCACAGATCAGTCCTTCTGAGCCATTAATAGCAGTGGCTGGTGATGACGTTGTTTTGCCGTGCCAGCTGGAACCTCCTGTGGATGCTGTTCAGATGACAATCGAGTGGGGAAAACCTGACCTGAACCCCAGATTTGTGTTTGTGCGGCACAATGGACAGGAACTTCAGACTGACCAAAACACAGCCTACAAGGGAAGAGTGTCTCTGTCCATCGATAAGCTAAAGCACGGAGATGTTTCACTAAAGCTGTCCAAAGTGAAAATCTCTGATAGTGGAAGATACAGATGTTACATTCCACAACAGAGTAAAGAATATTTTGTTGAGCTTCTTGTTG GTGCTTCCTCCCAACCCAGTGCCAAGTTAGCAGGACTCGATAAAGCAAGCAGTGGAGTGATGCTGGACTGTAAGTCTGCAGGCTGGTATCCAGAGCCTGAAGTAATATGGATGGATGGTGATGGAAACCTCCTCTCTGCTGGACCTACGGAAGCACTCAGAGGTCCTGATGACCTCTATACTGTCAGCAGCAGAGTAACTGtagaaaagagacaaaacaacaacatcacctGCAGAGTCCAACAGAAAAACATCAACcagagcagagagacacacataTATGTTCCAG ATGATTTCTTCATGGCTCCAGCAAGCTGTGTTGTTCCTGTCACCTTTAATGTGATTTTCTGCCTCATATTTGTTCTTGCAGTCGCTATTTTTATGTGGAAAAACA agaTGAAAGCTCCTACCACAGAATGTCAGTCTTTCCTGGAAGATTTGGGCAACAAAAATGGAAAACTTGATGAAGAGTTAAAAGCgtgtgtggaaaaacaaaataatgcagTACAGAAGATGACTGATGTTCTAAAGGAGATTTTGACTCAAATAAAGGAGCAGAAAGAACAATTTATCAGCCAAACAAAGGAGGCAGAAAGACTGGCTACGGAGAATGAGGAGAAGATTAGATTAGTTGAAAATGATCCTGCAGTAAAGGGAGATAAAGCAAAGGGATACTTAAAACTAAAAGAAATCATGATCGATGTCAAAGGGGAAATAGATAaggtaaaacaaaataatcaaaagTTTGGACTTAATACAGACAAGCTAATAAAGTATATAAATAAGGAGGCTTCTAGAACGACACAACAGAAAGAAGAATTGGAGAAAAACTTAGtgcaaataaaaagacaaatggAGGAGATAGAGAGTAAGAGAAATGAGATCCAATCCAAGTTTAAGAATCTGCGCAAAAATAATAGAAATGTCAAAATTATTAGGCGGGGCcaaaaaaattgtttaaatGACACAGTAGTGTAA